From one Peredibacter starrii genomic stretch:
- the murC gene encoding UDP-N-acetylmuramate--L-alanine ligase, translating into MLGWLKATKLHFIGIGGIGMSGIAEVLLDLGYKVSGSDLNASAVTENLQKKGAEIFIGHKASNVEGSTLIVYSSAIDTKNPEVIRATELEIPMIRRAEMLAELMRLKFGIAVAGSHGKTTTTSLIATIFQEAKLDATHIIGGIVRNLGGNAKKGDGQYLIAEADESDGSFLLLNPIMAAVTNIDNDHLDHYGTEDKIVDAFVEFVNRLPFYGRVALNANDATSLSIKSRVKRPIIWYGIELERGEADYVAKNVELSAGGTQFDLYFKGEKLTRIQTNLMGMHNVSNTLAAISLSHEAGLDIKMIQQGLLSFQGVGRRLEKLHENKEFVVIDDYGHHPTEVRATISTLRRVDQRPLCVVFEPHRYTRTQNFWKEFQDCFEGCDELYLAPIYAASEKPIDGITSEAMAKEMKSKGKNVTFISSLDEMKGILEHRKNQNCVFVTLGAGAISKKIRELVKNL; encoded by the coding sequence ATGTTGGGCTGGCTTAAAGCAACGAAACTTCATTTCATTGGCATTGGTGGAATCGGCATGAGCGGTATCGCTGAGGTTCTTTTGGACCTTGGTTATAAAGTGTCTGGTTCTGATCTCAATGCTTCGGCCGTGACTGAGAATCTTCAGAAGAAAGGTGCCGAAATTTTCATTGGCCATAAGGCCTCCAACGTCGAGGGTTCGACCCTGATCGTTTATAGTTCTGCAATTGATACTAAAAACCCGGAAGTCATTCGCGCCACTGAATTAGAAATTCCGATGATCCGTCGAGCAGAGATGCTGGCAGAACTTATGCGTTTAAAGTTTGGTATTGCAGTAGCGGGTTCTCACGGTAAGACGACGACCACTAGTTTGATTGCGACAATTTTTCAGGAAGCAAAACTAGATGCGACTCACATCATCGGCGGAATTGTTCGTAACCTTGGTGGTAACGCCAAGAAAGGTGATGGTCAGTATTTAATCGCTGAAGCGGATGAATCAGATGGTTCATTCCTGCTCTTGAATCCCATCATGGCGGCAGTGACCAATATTGATAACGATCACCTTGATCACTACGGTACTGAAGATAAAATTGTTGATGCTTTCGTGGAATTTGTGAACAGACTTCCTTTTTACGGAAGAGTTGCTCTGAATGCTAACGATGCCACTTCGCTTTCAATTAAGTCGCGAGTAAAGCGTCCGATTATTTGGTACGGAATTGAGTTAGAAAGAGGCGAAGCGGACTACGTGGCAAAGAACGTAGAACTCTCTGCAGGTGGAACTCAGTTTGATCTTTATTTTAAAGGTGAGAAACTGACTCGTATCCAAACCAATCTCATGGGCATGCATAACGTATCTAATACTCTTGCTGCCATCTCGCTTTCTCATGAAGCGGGTCTAGATATTAAAATGATTCAGCAGGGTCTACTGAGTTTCCAGGGCGTTGGTCGTCGTCTGGAAAAGCTCCATGAGAACAAGGAGTTTGTGGTGATTGATGATTACGGACATCACCCGACTGAAGTTCGTGCCACTATATCAACCTTGAGACGTGTAGATCAACGTCCACTCTGTGTGGTGTTTGAACCTCACCGCTATACCCGCACTCAAAACTTCTGGAAAGAGTTCCAGGATTGTTTTGAAGGTTGCGATGAACTTTACCTCGCTCCCATTTATGCTGCCAGTGAAAAGCCGATAGATGGAATTACCTCTGAGGCGATGGCAAAAGAAATGAAGTCCAAAGGTAAGAATGTGACTTTCATTTCATCACTTGATGAGATGAAGGGGATTTTGGAACACAGAAAGAATCAGAACTGCGTATTCGTAACTTTAGGCGCGGGTGCCATTTCTAAAAAGATCCGTGAACTCGTAAAGAACCTATGA
- a CDS encoding UDP-N-acetylmuramate dehydrogenase gives MSLETKVSAIQDCSYLPNCDLTSYTTMRLSSKGNLIEVRSIEGLQKLLPLLTAEKREYLVVGWGANQILPAICDKIIIHLDFPFDSTYLEVARDEYILPASLGINHLTSHAVKFGLKGWEVFTGIPASLGGAIYMNAGTNLGEIGTLVKSVQVVTRTGELREEIIDKTSFSYRHNHFLKDGEVIVGATLVHLGMDSTIPQKIKDYLEYRKKTQPLATKNCGCVFKNPHKELQAGRLIDLMGLKALTVGGLRVSPKHANFIENGGASNWDQFKDLVDTIRFQMDHFYGIEFELEVKIPYH, from the coding sequence ATGAGTTTAGAAACAAAAGTCTCGGCCATTCAGGATTGCTCTTATCTTCCGAACTGTGATCTCACAAGTTACACCACGATGAGACTGTCTTCGAAAGGTAACTTGATTGAAGTTCGTTCGATTGAAGGGCTACAGAAACTTTTGCCACTATTAACGGCTGAGAAGCGCGAGTATCTGGTAGTAGGCTGGGGTGCCAATCAAATTCTTCCTGCGATTTGCGACAAGATTATTATTCATTTAGATTTTCCCTTCGATTCAACTTATCTGGAGGTTGCTCGTGACGAGTACATACTTCCGGCATCTCTTGGAATTAATCACCTCACCTCACATGCGGTGAAGTTTGGTCTAAAGGGTTGGGAAGTTTTCACGGGAATTCCTGCATCACTCGGTGGCGCCATCTATATGAATGCGGGAACGAACTTAGGTGAGATCGGAACATTGGTAAAGTCTGTTCAAGTGGTGACTAGAACCGGCGAGCTTCGCGAAGAGATCATTGATAAGACAAGTTTCTCATATCGCCATAACCACTTTTTAAAAGATGGTGAAGTGATTGTAGGGGCAACGTTAGTTCATCTTGGAATGGATTCTACCATTCCTCAAAAGATAAAAGACTATTTGGAATATCGTAAGAAGACTCAACCACTCGCAACTAAGAACTGTGGATGTGTGTTTAAAAATCCTCACAAGGAACTTCAGGCCGGCAGACTCATTGATCTTATGGGACTCAAGGCCCTCACAGTGGGCGGACTACGAGTTAGTCCAAAGCACGCCAACTTTATTGAGAACGGTGGCGCCTCAAATTGGGATCAATTCAAAGACCTGGTGGACACCATCCGTTTTCAAATGGACCACTTCTACGGAATTGAGTTTGAATTGGAAGTAAAAATCCCCTATCATTAA
- the ftsA gene encoding cell division protein FtsA translates to MSTKSVIVALDIGTTKVCTLIAHKSAKNLEILGVGSHPSHGLKKGSVVNIEKTVESIRTSIEEAKLMAGIEDLESATVGIAGNHIYCFNSSGVVPVKNKEINQSDVDRVVEAAKAVLIPSDREILHVIPQEFKVDNTVGIKNPIGMCGSRLEVNVHIVTGKTPLIHNLVKCVEQAGLNANEVILQPIASSRSVLSNEEKELGVVLIDIGGGTTDVAVWKDGSLLHSQIIPLGGNHFTNDLAVALKIPHNEAERIKLAHGTVLKAAQLNETYLTVQGLSGTRPREVSLSFIAEVLGARAEELFSVVRELILEKNLHGEITGGFVLTGGGALIKNLPELAEFILEKPVKMGYPTAFGGMTTAMQHPKFSTVLGLLQESKHASVAVTREEKVQDETDMFDKLGKSLKNVFKEIF, encoded by the coding sequence ATGAGCACCAAAAGTGTCATTGTCGCTTTAGACATCGGTACGACGAAAGTCTGCACATTGATCGCGCACAAATCAGCCAAAAATTTAGAAATTTTGGGAGTAGGTTCTCATCCAAGTCACGGCCTTAAAAAAGGCTCAGTGGTTAATATTGAAAAAACTGTCGAGAGTATTCGCACTTCAATCGAAGAAGCAAAACTCATGGCAGGGATCGAGGACTTAGAGTCTGCGACTGTTGGTATCGCAGGTAACCACATTTACTGTTTCAATTCTTCGGGTGTGGTTCCAGTTAAGAACAAAGAAATCAATCAATCTGACGTTGATCGTGTAGTAGAAGCTGCCAAAGCAGTTTTGATTCCATCTGATCGCGAAATCCTTCACGTCATTCCACAAGAGTTTAAAGTCGACAATACAGTTGGAATTAAAAACCCAATTGGTATGTGTGGCTCACGTTTAGAAGTAAACGTTCATATCGTTACAGGTAAGACTCCTCTGATCCATAACCTGGTTAAGTGTGTGGAGCAAGCAGGGCTAAATGCTAACGAAGTCATCCTTCAACCTATCGCCTCTTCTCGTTCAGTTCTTTCTAACGAAGAAAAAGAACTAGGGGTAGTTCTCATCGATATCGGTGGTGGAACAACTGACGTAGCGGTGTGGAAAGACGGAAGCCTACTCCATTCTCAAATTATTCCACTTGGTGGAAATCACTTTACCAATGACTTAGCTGTGGCCTTGAAGATCCCTCACAATGAAGCGGAAAGGATCAAATTGGCCCACGGAACGGTCCTAAAAGCCGCCCAATTAAATGAAACTTATCTCACAGTTCAGGGCCTTTCTGGCACCAGACCGCGTGAGGTTTCTTTGAGTTTTATCGCGGAAGTACTTGGAGCTAGGGCAGAAGAGCTCTTTTCAGTGGTACGTGAACTGATCTTGGAAAAGAATTTGCATGGAGAGATCACTGGAGGCTTCGTGCTTACTGGTGGAGGTGCTCTCATTAAGAATCTTCCTGAGCTGGCCGAGTTTATTTTGGAAAAGCCAGTGAAGATGGGTTATCCAACGGCCTTTGGTGGAATGACTACGGCCATGCAACACCCGAAGTTTTCAACTGTACTTGGTCTTCTTCAAGAGTCTAAACATGCTTCAGTAGCTGTGACACGTGAAGAGAAAGTACAAGACGAAACAGATATGTTTGATAAACTAGGTAAGTCTTTAAAAAACGTTTTCAAAGAGATTTTTTAA